Proteins from a genomic interval of Epinephelus fuscoguttatus linkage group LG16, E.fuscoguttatus.final_Chr_v1:
- the LOC125903028 gene encoding glutamate dehydrogenase, mitochondrial-like, with the protein MYRYLGELLTRGAGSVLASGGSAAAAAAADSALPATASLLRYRGYSQAVDGHDDPNFFTMVEGFFDRGAAIVEDQLVESLKTRESPEMKRKRVRGILRIIKPCNHVLSVSFPIKRDNGEWEVIDGYRAQHSQHRTPCKGGIRYSTDVSVDEVKALASLMTYKCAVVDVPFGGAKAGVKINPRKYSDNELEKITRRFTIELAKKGFIGPGIDVPAPDMSTGEREMSWIADTFATTMGHYDINAHACVTGKPISQGGIHGRISATGRGVFHGIENFINEAAYMSQLGMCPGFQDKTFVIQGFGNVGLHTMRYLHRFGAKCVGIGEMDGNIWNPNGIDPKELEDYKLDNGTIVGFPNATPYEGNILEAECDILVPAASEKQLTKSNAHKIKAKIVAEGANGPTTPEADRIFLERNIMVIPDMYLNAGGVTVSYFEWLKNLNHVSYGRLTFKYERDSNYHLLMSVQESLERKFGKHGGAIPVVPTSEFQARISGASEKDIVHSGLAFTMERSARQIMRTANKYNLGLDLRTAAYVNAIEKVFQVYNEAGLIFT; encoded by the exons ATGTACCGGTACCTCGGAGAGCTTCTCACCCGGGGAGCTGGTAGCGTCCTGGCCTCGGGTGGctccgccgccgccgccgccgctgctgACTCGGCGCTCCCGGCGACTGCGTCTCTGCTGCGGTACCGCGGCTACAGCCAGGCCGTGGACGGGCACGACGACCCGAACTTCTTCACCATGGTGGAGGGCTTCTTCGACCGGGGCGCCGCGATCGTGGAGGACCAGCTGGTGGAGAGCCTGAAGACCCGGGAGAGTCCCGAGATGAAGAGGAAGCGGGTCCGCGGGATCCTGAGGATCATCAAGCCGTGTAACCACGTCCTGAGCGTCAGCTTCCCCATCAAGAGAGACAACGGAGAGTGGGAGGTGATAGACGGCTACCGGGCTCAGCACAGCCAGCACCGGACACCCTGCAAGGGAG gtatCCGTTACAGTACGGACGTGTCTGTAGACGAGGTGAAAGCTCTGGCCTCGCTGATGACCTACAAGTGTGCCGTCGTTG ATGTGCCGTTTGGTGGAGCCAAAGCTGGAGTGAAGATCAACCCGAGGAAGTACTCT GACAACGAGCTGGAGAAAATCACCAGGAGGTTCACCATCGAGCTCGCCAAGAAAGGCTTCATCG GACCTGGTATCGACGTTCCTGCTCCTGACATGAGCAccggagagagggagatgtccTGGATCGCCGACACCTTCGCCACCACCATGGGACACTAT GACATCAACGCTCACGCCTGCGTCACCGGGAAGCCCATCAGTCAGGGAGGAATCCACGGTCGCATCTCCGCCACCGGCCGAGGAGTTTTCCACGGCATCGAGAACTTCATCAATGAGGCGGCATACATGAGCCAGCTGGGGATGTGTCCCGGCTTCCAGGACAAGACCTTCGTCATCCAG GGTTTCGGTAACGTGGGTCTTCACACCATGCGTTACCTTCATCGTTTTGGGGCAAAGTGCGTCGGAATCGGAGAAATGGACGGAAACATCTGGAACCCCAACGGCATCGACCCCAAGGAGCTGGAGGACTACAAACTG GACAACGGGACCATCGTGGGCTTCCCGAACGCCACGCCGTATGAAGGAAACATCCTGGAGGCTGAATGTGACATCCTGGTCCCTGCTGCCAGCGAGAAGCAGCTGACCAAGAGCAACGCACACAAGATCAAGGccaag ATCGTCGCTGAGGGAGCCAACGGTCCGACCACGCCCGAAGCCGACCGCATCTTCCTGGAGAGAAACATCATGGTGATCCCG GACATGTACCTGAACGCCGGCGGTGTGACGGTCTCGTACTTTGAGTGGTTGAAGAATCTGAATCACGTCAGTTACGGTCGACTCACCTTCAAATATGAGCGGGACTCAAACTACCACCTGCTCA TGTCGGTTCAGGAGAGTTTAGAGAGGAAGTTTGGGAAACACGGCGGCGCCATCCCCGTCGTCCCCACGTCTGAGTTCCAAGCCAGGATCTct GGAGCGTCTGAGAAGGACATCGTTCACTCAGGTCTGGCCTTCACCATGGAGCGCTCTGCcagg CAAATCATGCGAACAGCCAACAAGTACAACCTGGGTTTGGACTTGCGGACGGCGGCGTACGTCAACGCCATCGAGAAGGTCTTCCAGGTTTACAACGAGGCTGGCCTCATCTTCACATAG
- the shld2 gene encoding shieldin complex subunit 2: MCDRPKIHVFLGAPPPSSTPASVSEAGAESDQHPPADWRHLELTWREGRLRPATDEAGNRLVEERVGHEDVEADQEDLRSDDHRPAEIGDEETNPEQEVQCSSSVHEYLDSCFPAAQSEPQKPEPEPPHQSSPADPPLSAQTHYLATWTLSQALILRGRCGIHSATSPEKSPPPRTPPKHAKNPPSVSSSTPELFSPVTPSPEASAELFSQPCPTPRVQEGGVVIEATTDGVLCSQEAEQQTTQDSPSKSPDLKKARISENLEASAVLTDSTATTGATTTTAAAGLQGPTTLLIRCDKRGVRYSVLVAVVHPCHLKEVKVRSGPVAGTSVPLASIVVMDQSGVEMKVVLWRRAAFWALTVSPGDILLITGLQVNEDRWRGETVLQSTFSSKLLNLGQITASASPPAPQHVNARTLSSLCGFLRERRPLLLSSNLRPPQDLNRLPYATLRSLRVNTLVHALLRVTHTHISTAWRSEAESRCRSAVQLQAVLTVEQPDGQQGALLLWGAAVKWLPRFNRDKATVWDFHILLVRESLNSDLPELHSTPWSSVRPLDPTTRRVQDFLQPQTVRVGRSSLELDLDTLLSQKYSGDVELRVKITAFHFKDSPPSQNAPQPVLDGATPLDDILAALNGDITYTGCGRCSAELDTDANGIYSPCYPCLPHTAVRRYYRPGVLRVSGQANRQVCVQVPPVPLQKILEAPPDKLHKSSAPGSEVKHIQVAAERIQTLLSLPRKTFIITVQSNFLCDENSVPISQDFTLLDLQFPS, encoded by the exons ATGTGTGACCGGCCAAAGATCCACGTCTTCCTGGgggctcctcctccctcctccaccccagccTCGGTGTCTGAGGCTGGGGCGGAGAGTGACCAGCATCCACCTGCCGACTGGAGACACCTGGAGCTCACCTGGCGGGAAGGACGTCTGAGGCCTGCTACAG ACGAGGCTGGAAATCGTCTGGTGGAGGAAAGAGTCGGCCATGAGGACGTAGAAGCTGATCAAGAAGATCTCCGCTCTGATGATCACAGACCTGCAGAGATTGGAGATGAAGAGACGAATCCCGAACAGGAAGTTCAGTGTTCGTCTTCAGTCCACGAGTATTTGGACAGCTGTTTCCCTGCAGCTCAGTCAGAACCACAGAAACCAGAACCTGAACCTCCACATCAGTCGTCACCAGCCGACCCTCCTCTGTCCGCCCAGACTCACTACCTCGCCACCTGGACTCTGAGTCAGGCATTAATCCTGAGAGGCAGGTGTGGCATCCACTCAGCAACCAGCCCTGAGAAATCCCCGCCTCCCCGAACCCCACCCAAACATGCCAAAAATCCTCCATCTGTCTCCTCCAGCACCCCAGAGCTCTTCAGCCCAGTAACCCCATCACCCGAAGCCTCCGCCGAACTCTTCAGCCAACCCTGCCCGACCCCGAGGGTGCAGGAAGGAGGTGTCGTTATCGAGGCCACCACAGATGGAGTGCTCTGCTCCCAGGAGGCTGAGCAGCAGACCACTCAAGACTCCCCGTCTAAATCTCCCGATCTCAAGAAAGCTCGAATCTCAGAAAACCTTGAAGCATCTGCGGTGTTGACCGACAGCACAGCCACTACTggcgccaccaccaccaccgccgccgccGGGCTCCAAGGTCCCACCACACTTCTGATCCGCTGTGACAAACGAGGTGTTCGGTACTCAGTTCTGGTGGCGGTCGTCCATCCCTGCCACCTGAAGGAGGTCAAG GTTAGGTCCGGGCCGGTGGCAGGGACCTCCGTTCCTCTGGCATCCATCGTGGTGATGGACCAATCAGGCGTTGAGATGAAGGTGGTGCTGTGGCGGCGGGCGGCGTTCTGGGCATTGACCGTCAGTCCTGGAGACATTCTGCTCATCACAG GACTGCAGGTGAATGAAGACAGGTGGAGAGGGGAGACGGTGCTGCAGTCGACCTTCAGCAGCAAACTGCTCAACCTGGGACAGATCACTGCCTCCGCCTCACCACCAG ctccTCAGCATGTTAACGCTCGCACTCTCAGCTCTCTATGTGGCTTTCTTCGGGAGCGGCGCCCCCTGCTGTTGTCTTCAAACCTCCGCCCCCCTCAGGACCTGAACCGCCTCCCTTACGCCACCCTGAGGTCACTAAGGGTCAACACTCTGGTCCATGCCCTGCTGCGCGTCACTCATACACACATCAGCACAG CGTGGCGGAGTGAGGCTGAGTCTCGCTGCAGGTCGGCTGTTCAGCTGCAGGCCGTTCTGACTGTGGAGCAGCCGGATGGTCAGCAGGGGGCACTACTGCTGTGGGGAGCAGCTGTGAAGTGGCTGCCTCGCTTCAACAGAGACAAAg CGACTGTCTGGGACTTCCACATCCTCCTGGTGAGGGAGAGTTTGAACTCTGACCTCCCTGAGCTGCACTCCACTCCCTGGAGCTCTGTCAGGCCTCTGGACCCCACCACGCGGCGGGTGCAGGACTTTCTCCAACCACAAACCGTTCGAGTAGGAAGGAGCAGTCTGGAGCTGGACCTCGACACCCTGCTGTCTCAGAAATACAGCG GTGACGTGGAGCTAAGAGTAAAGATCACCGCCTTCCACTTTAAGGATTCTCCACCTTCCCAAAATGCACCTCAGCCAGTCCTGGACGGCGCCACACCGCTGGATGATATCCTGGCAGCACTGAACGGTGACATCACCTACACTGGCTGCGGTCGCTGCTCTGCTGAGCTCGATACAGACGCCAACGGCATCTACAGCCCCTGTTACCCCTGCCTGCCCCACACCGCCGTACGCCGCTACTACAG GCCAGGTGTGCTGAGAGTGAGTGGGCAGGCCAACAGGCAGGTGTGTGTTCAGGTTCCTCCTGTTCCACTGCAGAAGATCCTCGAAGCTCCGCCTGATAAACTCCACAAGAGCTCAG CTCCGGGCTCAGAGGTGAAGCACATCCAGGTGGCAGCAGAGAGGATCCAgaccctcctctccctcccaaGAAAAACCTTCATCATCACTGTCCAGAGCAACTTCCTGTGTGACGAAAACAGCGTCCCCATCAGTCAAGACTTCACATTGCTGGACCTTCAGTTCCCCAGCTGA
- the LOC125903041 gene encoding uncharacterized protein LOC125903041 produces the protein MGDWLARKIGDMVEDKVRGALGMEEKDEDKEKGLFSKVFGRDDDEDDKKGKRDKDDKEEGFFSRIFDRDNDDDKWRQMQKDKDDEDKGFFSKVFDRDHDDDDDDDKWKEKKSGFAGLFREQGGPGAAGGVPGENVGGGEDGGGVKGQSVAVNDGDLFNDLMNVAEETCNGD, from the exons ATGGGTGACTGGTTGGCAAGAAAAATAG GAGACATGGTGGAGGACAAGGTGAGGGGCGCTCTGGGTATGGAAGAAAAGGACGAGGACAAGGAGAAAGGGTTATTCTCAAAGGTCTTCGGCAGAGACGACGATGAAGACGACAAGAAAGGGAAGAGGGACAAAGACGACAAAGAGGAAGGGTTCTTCTCGAGGATCTTTGACAGAGACAATGATGACgacaagtggagacagatgCAGAAGGACAAAGACGACGAAGACAAAGGGTTCTTCTCAAAGGTCTTTGACAGAGAccatgacgatgatgatgacgatgacaagtggaaagagaagaaaagcgGGTTTGCGGGTCTCTTCAGAGAACAGGGGGGACCAGGTGCTGCCGGAGGGGTCCCGGGAGAAAATGTTGGAGGAGGTGAAGACGGTGGAGGAGTCAAAGGACAAAGTGTGGCAGTAAATGATGGAG aTTTGTTCAATGACCTGATGAACGTGGCTGAAGAAACGTGTAACGGGGACTAA